A window of the Campylobacteraceae bacterium genome harbors these coding sequences:
- a CDS encoding AbrB/MazE/SpoVT family DNA-binding domain-containing protein produces MTAIISSWGNSQGLRVPKHIMKELNLSIGDKMNIVIEDEKIVLEPIKQTRIKYNINDLVKQLPSDYKVNEEFDNKTGLEEW; encoded by the coding sequence ATGACAGCAATTATTTCAAGTTGGGGAAATTCACAAGGGCTAAGAGTTCCAAAACATATTATGAAAGAATTAAATTTATCTATTGGTGATAAAATGAATATTGTAATTGAAGATGAAAAAATAGTATTAGAACCAATCAAACAGACTAGAATAAAATATAATATTAATGATTTAGTTAAGCAGTTACCTAGTGATTATAAAGTTAATGAAGAATTTGATAATAAAACTGGATTAGAAGAGTGGTAA
- a CDS encoding type II toxin-antitoxin system PemK/MazF family toxin — translation MVKYIPEQGDIVALSFDPQSGHEQKGRRPAIIISNKVFNKHLGLAFACPITNTKRNSPFHIEIDSENITGFVMGEQMKSIDYNSRNIKFIEKANQKTMNEILGIIDSIIQ, via the coding sequence GTGGTAAAATACATTCCTGAACAAGGAGATATTGTAGCTTTGAGTTTTGATCCACAAAGTGGACATGAACAAAAAGGACGAAGACCTGCAATAATTATCAGTAATAAAGTATTTAACAAACATCTTGGGCTTGCTTTTGCATGTCCTATAACTAACACAAAAAGAAATTCTCCTTTTCATATTGAAATTGATAGTGAAAATATAACAGGTTTTGTCATGGGTGAGCAAATGAAATCAATAGATTATAACTCTAGAAATATTAAATTTATTGAAAAAGCAAATCAAAAAACTATGAATGAAATATTAGGTATTATTGATAGTATCATACAGTAA
- a CDS encoding GNAT family N-acetyltransferase: MKIEIAKSSDIPVLCDLLDSLFTQESEFKSDRNSQIRGLSSVIKNDDVGDILIVRENDNIIAMVNILYTVSTAIGARVGILEDMVVSKEGRGSGVGSKLLERAIDFAREKGCKRITLLTDHDNEGAHRFYQKHDFSLSSMVVFRKSLTK; the protein is encoded by the coding sequence ATGAAAATTGAAATTGCAAAAAGCTCAGATATCCCTGTGTTATGTGATCTATTAGATTCACTTTTTACCCAAGAATCAGAATTCAAATCTGATCGTAATTCTCAAATTCGAGGATTATCATCGGTAATAAAGAATGATGATGTTGGAGATATTTTAATTGTTAGAGAAAATGACAATATCATCGCAATGGTAAATATCTTATATACCGTATCTACAGCGATTGGAGCCCGAGTTGGTATACTTGAGGATATGGTAGTATCCAAAGAAGGTCGTGGCTCTGGTGTTGGTAGTAAGCTCTTAGAACGAGCTATAGATTTTGCGAGAGAGAAAGGATGTAAGCGAATTACCTTATTAACAGATCATGATAATGAAGGCGCTCATAGGTTTTACCAAAAGCATGATTTTAGCCTTTCGTCAATGGTGGTTTTTCGTAAATCCTTAACTAAATAG